One stretch of Amycolatopsis sp. NBC_00345 DNA includes these proteins:
- a CDS encoding MlaE family ABC transporter permease, protein MTTLLTEVPRRAANGLREFGRMCALALDVLVAMGRRPYQVREFVLQFWFIASVSITPAILVSIPFGAVISLQLGSLTSQIGAEQFNGAAGVLVVVQQASPIVTTLIIAGAGGSAICADLGARTIREEIDAMEVLGVSPVQRLLVPRVQAAVCVSVLLNGLVSVVGVVGGYFFAVVVQGGTPGAYLSSFNALAQLPDLIVSTVKAVLFGYLAGVVASYRGLNPKGGPKGVGDVVNQSVVITFLLLFFVNTMLTALYLQLVPAKGS, encoded by the coding sequence ATGACCACGCTGCTGACCGAGGTCCCGCGCCGGGCGGCGAACGGGCTGCGCGAGTTCGGCCGGATGTGCGCGCTCGCCCTCGACGTGCTCGTCGCGATGGGCCGCCGTCCTTACCAGGTACGGGAATTCGTCCTGCAGTTCTGGTTCATCGCCAGTGTCTCCATCACCCCGGCGATCCTCGTCTCGATCCCGTTCGGCGCGGTCATCTCCCTGCAGCTCGGGTCGCTGACCAGCCAGATCGGCGCCGAGCAGTTCAACGGCGCGGCCGGGGTGCTCGTGGTGGTCCAGCAGGCCAGCCCGATCGTGACCACCCTGATCATCGCCGGCGCCGGCGGCAGCGCGATCTGCGCGGACCTCGGCGCCCGCACCATCCGCGAGGAGATCGACGCGATGGAGGTGCTCGGCGTCTCGCCGGTGCAGCGGCTCCTCGTCCCCCGGGTGCAGGCGGCGGTGTGTGTTTCGGTGCTGCTCAACGGTTTGGTCAGCGTCGTCGGCGTGGTCGGCGGTTACTTCTTCGCGGTGGTCGTGCAGGGCGGCACCCCCGGCGCGTACCTGTCGAGCTTCAACGCCCTCGCCCAGCTGCCGGACCTGATCGTCAGCACGGTGAAGGCGGTGCTCTTCGGCTACCTCGCCGGCGTGGTCGCCTCGTACCGCGGGCTGAACCCCAAGGGCGGGCCGAAGGGCGTCGGCGACGTCGTCAACCAGTCGGTGGTCATCACGTTCCTGCTGCTGTTCTTCGTCAACACCATGCTGACCGCGCTGTACCTGCAGCTGGTCCCGGCGAAGGGTTCCTGA